A region of Planktomarina temperata RCA23 DNA encodes the following proteins:
- a CDS encoding CaiB/BaiF CoA transferase family protein has protein sequence MDDDSMGLNKELDGMTVVSLEQAVAAPYCGLMLADAGARVIKVERPEGDFARGYDAGANGQSAIFAWLNRGKESICLNLKDPEDLAVMHRMLAKADVFVSNLAPGSVARMGLGGAELRRDNPGLITCMISGYGQSGAAAKKKAYDFLIQAESGLCSVTGSAESPARVGLSLTDLSTGLTAFSAILRALIQRGRTGRGIDLEISMFDVLADWMNMPLLAHRYMGGAPARSGLKHSFIAPYGAFECRDGAQVLISVQSNREFAALCRQVLQRPELPEDPRFSENPERYAHRDALDAIVADCFAQFTAAEMVDKLDAAQIANAQLNSVADLSDHPFLRNSVVQIGDCDVSLAALPVTSHAGPGQKVPNLGAQTEALRAEFKA, from the coding sequence ATGGATGATGATTCCATGGGGTTGAATAAAGAACTGGACGGGATGACGGTGGTCTCCCTCGAGCAGGCAGTGGCGGCGCCCTATTGTGGTTTGATGCTGGCGGATGCTGGGGCGCGGGTGATTAAGGTTGAGCGTCCGGAGGGGGATTTTGCCCGCGGCTATGATGCCGGCGCCAATGGGCAGAGTGCAATTTTTGCCTGGCTGAACCGCGGCAAGGAATCGATTTGCTTGAACCTCAAAGATCCCGAGGACTTGGCCGTGATGCACCGTATGCTGGCCAAGGCCGATGTCTTTGTTTCCAATCTTGCACCCGGTTCAGTGGCGCGTATGGGGCTCGGCGGCGCAGAGCTGCGACGTGATAACCCCGGTTTGATCACCTGCATGATTTCAGGGTACGGGCAATCGGGCGCGGCGGCGAAAAAGAAGGCCTATGATTTTTTGATCCAAGCGGAGAGTGGTCTGTGTTCTGTGACCGGCAGCGCAGAAAGCCCGGCGCGTGTGGGCCTGTCCCTGACCGATCTTTCGACAGGTTTGACTGCCTTTTCGGCCATTTTGCGCGCCTTGATCCAACGGGGGCGCACGGGGCGGGGCATTGATTTGGAAATTTCCATGTTTGATGTGCTGGCCGATTGGATGAATATGCCGCTCTTGGCACATCGTTATATGGGCGGCGCTCCGGCGCGCTCGGGGTTGAAACATTCGTTCATTGCCCCTTACGGCGCCTTTGAATGTCGGGACGGTGCGCAGGTTTTAATTTCTGTGCAAAGCAACCGAGAATTTGCGGCCCTATGCCGCCAGGTCTTGCAGCGACCGGAGTTGCCCGAAGATCCCAGGTTTTCGGAAAATCCGGAGCGATATGCCCATCGTGACGCGCTGGATGCCATCGTGGCGGATTGTTTTGCACAGTTCACCGCCGCTGAGATGGTGGACAAGCTGGATGCGGCGCAAATTGCCAATGCGCAACTCAATTCCGTGGCGGATCTGTCGGACCATCCATTTTTGCGCAATTCTGTGGTACAGATTGGCGATTGTGACGTTTCTTTGGCCGCTTTGCCAGTGACAAGCCATGCCGGACCAGGACAAAAAGTGCCGAATTTGGGCGCGCAAACCGAAGCTCTTCGCGCTGAGTTTAAAGCGTGA
- a CDS encoding aldehyde dehydrogenase family protein has product MTVDTSNLGKFYIAGQWVAPRSQANMPVLNPANERQIGIVPLGDAADVDAAVAAAVSAFPAYSQTRKSERVALLQSLMKVTQSRFEDLAQAMRMEMGAPITMAREAQADAAIGHLQGFMDALAELVERETLSNGDILLREPIGVCGLITPWNWPMNQIALKVIPALATGCCCVLKPSEHTPISAMIYAEIIDAAAFPPGVFNLVQGDGPTVGAALSRHKDVQMMSFTGSTRAGTAVTRDAAETVKRVTLELGGKSPNLVFADCDLEAQVSASVAECMYNTGQSCDAPTRLLAERSCYEAVLEIAKRAAEATEVGDPAQEGAHIGPLFDRIQFDRVQAMIKVGLEEGARLLAGGLGRPEGIDAGWFVKPTIFCDVSNDMRIAQEEIFGPVLVIIPFEDEAEAIEIANDTPYGLAAYLQTGDPARAERVAARLRAGAIHINGGGFNYGSPFGGYKQSGNGREGGMMGLEDYLETKTLHGLG; this is encoded by the coding sequence ATGACAGTCGACACAAGCAATCTAGGTAAGTTTTACATCGCCGGGCAGTGGGTGGCGCCGAGATCACAGGCCAATATGCCCGTTTTAAACCCCGCCAATGAGCGCCAGATCGGCATCGTGCCCTTGGGGGATGCGGCAGATGTGGACGCGGCGGTTGCGGCGGCGGTGTCGGCCTTTCCGGCCTATAGCCAGACGCGCAAATCTGAACGTGTGGCTCTTCTTCAAAGCTTGATGAAGGTGACCCAGAGCAGGTTTGAAGATTTGGCGCAGGCGATGCGCATGGAGATGGGCGCGCCGATCACCATGGCCCGCGAGGCGCAGGCCGATGCCGCCATCGGTCATTTGCAGGGTTTCATGGACGCATTGGCCGAGTTGGTGGAACGGGAAACTTTGAGCAATGGGGACATTCTTTTACGCGAGCCGATTGGGGTGTGCGGATTAATCACCCCTTGGAATTGGCCGATGAACCAAATTGCCTTGAAGGTCATCCCGGCCTTGGCGACGGGCTGTTGCTGCGTTTTGAAACCCTCTGAGCATACGCCAATCTCTGCGATGATATACGCTGAAATTATAGATGCGGCGGCCTTTCCGCCCGGTGTGTTCAATTTGGTCCAGGGCGATGGCCCAACGGTGGGCGCGGCCCTGTCGCGCCACAAGGATGTGCAGATGATGTCATTTACCGGTTCCACCCGTGCCGGGACGGCTGTGACCCGTGATGCGGCAGAAACCGTCAAGCGTGTGACCTTGGAGCTTGGTGGCAAATCGCCCAATCTGGTGTTTGCCGATTGTGACCTTGAGGCCCAGGTGAGTGCCTCGGTCGCCGAATGCATGTATAACACGGGGCAATCTTGCGACGCGCCAACCCGGCTATTGGCCGAGCGCAGCTGCTATGAGGCTGTGCTTGAGATTGCCAAACGCGCGGCAGAGGCCACCGAGGTGGGAGATCCGGCGCAAGAGGGCGCGCATATTGGCCCGCTGTTTGACCGTATCCAATTTGATCGGGTGCAAGCCATGATTAAAGTGGGGCTTGAGGAGGGCGCACGCCTCTTGGCTGGTGGCTTGGGACGTCCTGAGGGGATTGATGCCGGCTGGTTTGTGAAGCCCACTATTTTTTGTGATGTGTCAAATGATATGCGGATTGCGCAGGAGGAAATCTTTGGTCCTGTTTTGGTCATCATTCCCTTCGAGGATGAGGCTGAGGCGATTGAAATCGCCAATGATACGCCCTATGGGCTGGCGGCCTACCTGCAAACTGGTGATCCGGCACGCGCGGAACGTGTCGCGGCCCGCCTCAGGGCTGGTGCGATCCACATCAATGGCGGCGGCTTCAATTATGGCTCACCCTTTGGGGGGTATAAACAATCCGGAAATGGCCGAGAAGGTGGTATGATGGGATTGGAAGATTACCTTGAAACCAAAACGCTGCACGGATTAGGCTAG
- a CDS encoding P-II family nitrogen regulator, translated as MKLIIATIKPFKLEDVREAVSEVGVSGMMVSEVKGFGAQSGHTETYRGAEYTVNFVPKIKLEIAVTDAAAAGVVEAITKAAHTGKIGDGKIFVLDLEQALRVRTGETNEEAL; from the coding sequence GTGAAACTGATTATTGCAACGATCAAACCCTTCAAGCTCGAAGACGTGCGCGAAGCGGTGTCTGAGGTCGGTGTCAGCGGCATGATGGTGAGCGAAGTTAAAGGCTTCGGCGCTCAATCTGGTCACACCGAAACATATCGAGGAGCAGAATACACAGTTAATTTTGTTCCCAAAATCAAACTTGAAATCGCCGTCACCGATGCGGCTGCGGCCGGTGTGGTGGAGGCCATCACCAAAGCGGCCCATACCGGAAAAATCGGTGATGGCAAAATTTTCGTCCTTGACCTGGAACAAGCCCTGCGCGTGCGCACCGGCGAAACAAATGAAGAGGCTCTGTGA
- the hpaR gene encoding homoprotocatechuate degradation operon regulator HpaR: protein MARTKLQLPSTRRSLPIALMRSREKVMAPIRDMLRASGLTEQQWRVLRILSEFGPQDLTEIARQACLLMPSLSRIIRSLAQNGLVIRASDTKDRRRQTVVISPAGQHLIDDNLVQATQIAANYRNQLGAERYELLLDLLTELEQGPPYPVKRA, encoded by the coding sequence ATGGCCAGAACCAAGCTTCAGCTTCCCTCGACACGGCGGTCTTTACCAATTGCCTTGATGCGATCGCGTGAAAAGGTCATGGCGCCGATCCGCGATATGCTGCGAGCTTCTGGTTTGACCGAACAGCAATGGCGGGTGCTGCGTATATTGTCCGAATTTGGCCCGCAGGATTTGACAGAGATTGCGCGGCAGGCCTGTTTGTTGATGCCAAGCCTATCGCGCATTATTCGAAGCCTGGCGCAAAATGGCCTCGTCATCCGGGCGTCTGATACCAAGGATCGGCGGCGGCAAACTGTGGTGATTTCCCCAGCGGGGCAGCACCTGATTGATGACAATTTGGTGCAGGCGACGCAGATCGCCGCAAATTATAGAAATCAGCTTGGCGCCGAGCGCTATGAGCTTTTGTTGGATCTTTTGACGGAATTGGAGCAGGGCCCGCCTTATCCCGTGAAACGCGCATAA
- the hpaE gene encoding 5-carboxymethyl-2-hydroxymuconate semialdehyde dehydrogenase has translation MSALEQNIEKLNGHLARFQRSGILHRIAGADHAGGGGVFETLSPVDKSTICQVARGDAGDIDKAAKAAKAAFPAWRDMPAKQRKAILIKIAEGIEARAEEIALCECWDTGQAWRFMSKAAIRGAENFRYFADQVEAARDGQHLQSATLMNITTRVPIGPVGVITPWNTPFMLSTWKIAPALAAGCTVVHKPAEASPLTARILVEIAEEAGLPPGVLNTVQGYGEDAGKALTEHPDIKAIAFVGESRTGSMITKQGADTLKRTHFELGGKNPVIVFEDADLERALDAVIFMIYSINGERCTSSSRLLIHETIKDAFESRLIERVNKIKVGHPLDPATEIGPLISEEHFAKVTSYFDIAKNDGAQVAAGGEVLGDTGYFIRPTLFTQANNAMRIAQEEIFGPVLTSIPFASEDQALQIANDTPYGLTAYLWTNDLTRALRFTDKLEAGMIWVNSENVRHLPTPFGGVKASGIGRDGGDWSFEFYMEQKHIGFATGAHKISRLGV, from the coding sequence ATGTCCGCGTTGGAACAAAATATCGAAAAACTCAATGGCCATTTGGCGCGCTTCCAGCGCAGCGGCATCCTGCACCGGATCGCGGGGGCGGATCATGCGGGCGGCGGCGGTGTCTTTGAAACCCTCTCCCCGGTGGATAAATCCACAATCTGCCAGGTGGCGCGCGGCGACGCAGGCGATATTGATAAGGCAGCTAAAGCGGCCAAAGCGGCCTTTCCAGCCTGGCGCGATATGCCCGCCAAACAGCGCAAGGCTATTTTGATCAAAATTGCCGAGGGCATTGAAGCCCGCGCCGAAGAAATCGCACTCTGCGAATGCTGGGACACCGGCCAGGCCTGGCGCTTCATGTCAAAAGCGGCCATTCGCGGGGCGGAGAATTTTCGCTATTTTGCCGATCAAGTGGAGGCCGCCCGAGATGGGCAGCATTTGCAATCGGCCACATTGATGAACATCACCACAAGGGTGCCCATCGGCCCAGTGGGTGTGATTACCCCTTGGAATACGCCCTTTATGCTCTCCACATGGAAAATTGCCCCTGCCCTCGCAGCTGGTTGCACCGTGGTGCATAAGCCCGCAGAGGCCTCGCCGCTCACGGCCCGGATCTTGGTGGAAATTGCCGAAGAGGCCGGCCTGCCTCCCGGGGTTCTAAACACGGTTCAAGGCTATGGCGAGGATGCCGGCAAGGCGCTCACAGAACACCCTGACATCAAGGCCATCGCATTTGTTGGGGAGAGCCGCACCGGTTCTATGATTACCAAACAGGGCGCAGATACGTTGAAGCGGACGCATTTCGAATTGGGCGGCAAAAATCCCGTCATCGTCTTTGAAGATGCGGATTTGGAACGTGCTTTGGATGCGGTGATCTTCATGATCTATTCCATCAACGGCGAACGCTGCACCTCCTCCTCGCGGCTTTTGATCCATGAGACCATCAAGGACGCTTTTGAATCCCGGTTGATTGAGCGGGTCAATAAGATCAAAGTCGGCCACCCGCTCGATCCTGCCACTGAAATCGGGCCACTGATCAGCGAAGAGCATTTCGCCAAGGTCACCTCCTATTTCGATATTGCCAAAAACGATGGGGCCCAAGTGGCCGCTGGTGGGGAGGTTCTTGGCGACACCGGATATTTCATCCGTCCAACCCTCTTTACGCAGGCGAATAATGCCATGCGCATTGCCCAAGAGGAAATTTTTGGCCCGGTTCTCACCTCCATTCCATTTGCCAGTGAAGATCAGGCCCTTCAGATTGCAAATGACACGCCCTACGGGCTCACCGCCTACCTATGGACCAATGACCTGACCCGCGCGTTGCGTTTTACTGACAAGCTTGAGGCGGGCATGATCTGGGTGAATAGCGAAAACGTCCGGCACCTGCCCACCCCCTTCGGCGGCGTCAAGGCCAGCGGAATTGGCCGGGACGGCGGCGATTGGAGCTTTGAATTTTATATGGAGCAAAAGCACATTGGCTTTGCCACCGGAGCCCATAAAATTTCACGCCTAGGCGTCTGA
- a CDS encoding ammonium transporter, with protein sequence MRRELTSKLGTVSLATLLLAVPQLAAAQEADVTPLNADIGFIFTTFMFLVSGFLVFFMAAGFAMLEAGLVRGKNVAMQLTKNMALFSLASLFFYILGYNLMYPGDGWTIQNVVGAFSVTALEPVGLEGVEADLTYASVGSDFFFQLMFCAATASIVSGALAERIKLWPFLAFVIVLVAVIYPIQASWKWGGGFLDAMGFQDFAGSTVVHSVGGWAALTGAIILGPRLGKYKDGKVNPMPGSNLALATLGTFILWLGWFGFNGGSQLYMDTSGNVADISRIFSNTNTAAAAGAVAALILTQLLYKKPDLTMILNGALAGLVSITAEPLTPSLVSATLIGAVGGVIVVFAVPLLDRLKIDDVVGAIPVHLFAGIWGTLAVCFTNSAASFSVQLTSIVIVGAFVTVSSAVVWLVLKAMFGLRVSEEAEITGLDRSELGMEAYPEFSGS encoded by the coding sequence ATGCGTAGAGAGTTAACGAGTAAATTAGGAACTGTAAGCCTGGCCACTCTGCTGCTGGCCGTTCCACAACTGGCCGCAGCGCAGGAGGCGGATGTCACCCCGCTGAATGCCGACATCGGCTTTATTTTCACCACATTCATGTTCCTTGTCTCAGGGTTCTTGGTGTTCTTCATGGCCGCTGGGTTTGCCATGTTGGAAGCCGGTTTGGTACGCGGCAAAAACGTGGCGATGCAGCTGACCAAAAACATGGCACTGTTTTCTCTGGCGTCGCTGTTTTTCTACATTTTGGGATATAATCTCATGTATCCAGGCGATGGCTGGACCATTCAAAACGTGGTTGGTGCCTTTTCAGTCACCGCGCTAGAGCCTGTCGGGCTCGAAGGTGTGGAAGCTGATCTAACCTACGCCTCTGTCGGCTCCGATTTTTTCTTCCAATTGATGTTCTGCGCAGCGACCGCTTCTATTGTGTCAGGCGCATTGGCCGAGCGGATCAAACTTTGGCCGTTCCTCGCCTTTGTCATCGTTCTTGTGGCCGTGATCTATCCGATCCAAGCCAGCTGGAAATGGGGCGGTGGTTTCTTGGACGCAATGGGCTTTCAAGACTTTGCAGGCTCAACAGTTGTGCACTCTGTCGGCGGCTGGGCAGCTTTGACCGGCGCGATCATCCTTGGTCCTCGCTTGGGCAAATACAAAGATGGTAAGGTAAACCCAATGCCAGGCTCAAATCTCGCATTGGCCACCTTGGGGACATTTATCCTTTGGCTCGGTTGGTTCGGCTTTAACGGTGGGTCACAACTGTATATGGACACATCCGGCAATGTGGCTGATATCAGCCGGATCTTCTCCAACACCAATACAGCGGCAGCCGCCGGTGCGGTGGCAGCTCTGATCTTGACGCAACTCCTGTACAAAAAGCCTGATTTGACCATGATCTTGAACGGGGCCTTGGCAGGTTTGGTGTCCATCACTGCGGAGCCGCTGACCCCTTCACTGGTCTCAGCGACCCTGATCGGTGCTGTTGGCGGTGTTATCGTCGTCTTCGCCGTGCCGCTTCTGGATCGCTTGAAGATTGATGATGTGGTCGGGGCCATCCCGGTGCACCTCTTCGCAGGCATCTGGGGCACTCTGGCCGTTTGCTTCACAAACAGCGCCGCCAGCTTCTCAGTTCAACTGACATCAATCGTCATCGTCGGGGCCTTTGTGACTGTGTCCTCCGCCGTGGTTTGGTTGGTGCTTAAAGCGATGTTCGGCCTGCGGGTCAGTGAAGAGGCCGAAATCACCGGTCTCGACCGCAGCGAGCTGGGCATGGAAGCCTATCCGGAATTCTCGGGTAGCTAA
- a CDS encoding ABC transporter ATP-binding protein, producing MLEFSNVSKSFWTGTQRKVILDNASFRVELGTSLGILAPNGTGKTTLINMMAGLEKPDEGRIIRGCNISFPLGFMGGTSPRHTGKENARYIARLYSLDPDYIEAFCRWLVDIDEYFDMPMATYSSGMNSRFNFALMLALEFDMYLIDEGMPSSTDFEFNKKAGDLLQERIDRTTIVIVSHQPETLEQFATQAAVLRDGQFIQFDTLEEAKQVYDFETQS from the coding sequence ATGCTCGAATTCTCTAATGTAAGCAAATCTTTTTGGACTGGAACCCAACGCAAAGTCATTTTGGACAATGCGTCTTTCCGTGTGGAATTGGGCACATCCTTAGGAATTTTAGCCCCGAACGGCACTGGAAAAACCACGTTGATCAATATGATGGCGGGGCTGGAAAAGCCTGACGAAGGGCGCATTATTCGGGGCTGCAATATCTCCTTTCCTCTCGGCTTCATGGGCGGGACATCGCCGCGCCATACGGGAAAGGAAAATGCCCGCTATATCGCACGGCTCTACAGCCTTGATCCCGATTATATTGAGGCCTTCTGTCGCTGGCTGGTGGATATTGATGAATATTTCGACATGCCTATGGCGACCTATTCCTCTGGTATGAATTCCCGGTTCAACTTCGCCCTCATGCTGGCTTTGGAGTTTGACATGTATTTGATCGATGAGGGCATGCCCAGTTCGACAGATTTTGAATTCAACAAAAAAGCGGGTGATTTGTTGCAGGAACGGATCGATCGCACGACCATTGTGATCGTCAGTCACCAGCCAGAAACCCTAGAACAATTCGCAACCCAAGCTGCCGTTTTACGCGATGGGCAATTTATCCAGTTTGACACTTTGGAAGAGGCGAAACAGGTCTATGACTTCGAAACTCAGAGCTAA
- a CDS encoding CoA-binding protein has product MDHTQPYSDAYLQGILKSVKTIAMVGASPDKTKFSYGVLRVLSETGYDMIPVNPRPGLEDIRGLKVYPSLAAIDRPVDMVEVFRRPEDLMGVTKEAIAIGAKVLWGQIGVVDHAAAQLAEEAGMQVVMDKCPKIELFRPFWKPKLHLTI; this is encoded by the coding sequence ATGGACCATACTCAACCCTATTCAGATGCCTATTTGCAGGGGATTCTAAAATCGGTCAAAACCATCGCGATGGTTGGCGCCAGCCCCGATAAAACCAAATTTAGCTATGGGGTTTTGCGGGTACTCAGTGAAACTGGCTACGACATGATCCCGGTCAATCCGCGCCCGGGCCTTGAGGACATCCGAGGCTTGAAAGTCTACCCGAGCCTTGCGGCCATAGATCGTCCTGTGGATATGGTCGAAGTGTTTCGTCGTCCCGAAGATCTTATGGGTGTCACAAAAGAGGCCATCGCGATCGGCGCAAAGGTGCTTTGGGGGCAAATCGGCGTGGTGGATCACGCGGCGGCCCAGCTGGCAGAAGAGGCTGGGATGCAAGTTGTCATGGATAAATGCCCGAAAATTGAGCTGTTCCGGCCATTTTGGAAACCGAAATTACACCTGACGATCTAA
- a CDS encoding selenium-binding family protein, protein MKDCCGPGYASPQEAIKAPREKLLYTIAIYTGTGIQKPDYLATVDVDPDSPTYSQVIHRLEMPGIGDELHHMGWNACSSCFDDGSMSRKYLLLPGVRSNNIHVVDTASDPRAPRLHKVIDGAEIKSKTNLSGPHTVHCLGSEIIISMLGDAKGEAPGGYLHLNKDFDIVGRWENSMGDIKFGYDFWYQPRHNVMVSSEWAAPNTFMPGFDLEEVGHLKYGREIHFWDFEKKVPIETMYLGEDGLLPLEVKFHHDPDSTHGFCGAALSSNVIHWWRDEAGEWQWEKIIDVANEPHPEWPIPVPGVMSAILISMDDKYLYLNNWLHGDMRQYDISDPHNPVLTGQVWMGGLLGKAPEVNGVKMAGGPQMFQLSLDGRRLYVTTSLFSTWDNQFYPEIREQGGVMVQIDCDPENGGMVLNKDFIVDFGQEPNGPSRCHEARYPGGDCTSDIWL, encoded by the coding sequence ATGAAGGACTGTTGTGGACCGGGCTACGCAAGCCCGCAGGAGGCGATCAAAGCGCCGCGTGAAAAGCTGCTCTATACTATTGCGATTTACACCGGCACGGGCATTCAAAAACCCGATTATTTGGCAACGGTGGATGTTGATCCCGACAGTCCGACCTATTCGCAGGTGATCCACCGCTTGGAGATGCCCGGCATCGGCGATGAGTTGCACCATATGGGGTGGAACGCCTGCTCGTCCTGTTTCGATGATGGCTCAATGTCGCGTAAGTATTTGCTGCTGCCTGGGGTGCGCTCGAACAACATCCATGTGGTTGACACGGCCAGTGACCCGCGCGCGCCGCGTCTTCACAAGGTGATTGACGGGGCTGAGATCAAGTCAAAAACCAATCTGTCGGGACCGCATACGGTGCATTGTTTAGGCTCGGAAATCATTATTTCCATGTTGGGCGATGCCAAAGGGGAAGCGCCAGGCGGTTATCTCCATCTGAACAAAGATTTTGACATCGTCGGGCGGTGGGAGAATTCCATGGGCGATATCAAGTTCGGATATGATTTTTGGTATCAACCACGCCACAATGTGATGGTCTCTTCCGAATGGGCCGCCCCCAATACTTTTATGCCGGGGTTTGATTTAGAAGAAGTCGGGCATTTGAAATATGGCCGCGAAATCCATTTTTGGGATTTTGAGAAGAAAGTCCCGATTGAAACGATGTATCTTGGCGAGGATGGGTTGTTGCCCTTGGAGGTGAAATTCCACCATGACCCCGATAGCACCCATGGGTTTTGTGGGGCGGCGCTCAGCTCAAATGTAATCCATTGGTGGCGCGATGAGGCTGGAGAATGGCAATGGGAAAAGATCATTGATGTGGCCAATGAACCGCATCCTGAATGGCCCATCCCGGTGCCGGGGGTAATGTCGGCTATTTTAATCTCGATGGATGACAAATATTTATACCTCAACAATTGGTTGCATGGGGATATGCGCCAATATGATATCTCAGATCCGCATAACCCGGTTTTGACGGGACAGGTCTGGATGGGCGGCTTATTGGGCAAGGCGCCGGAGGTGAATGGGGTGAAAATGGCTGGCGGACCGCAGATGTTCCAATTGTCTCTCGACGGCCGACGTCTCTATGTCACCACCAGCCTGTTCAGCACCTGGGACAATCAATTTTATCCTGAAATTCGCGAGCAGGGTGGTGTGATGGTGCAGATTGATTGCGATCCTGAAAATGGCGGAATGGTGTTAAATAAGGATTTTATTGTCGACTTTGGACAGGAGCCCAATGGTCCCTCCCGTTGCCATGAAGCGCGCTATCCGGGCGGCGATTGCACGAGTGATATTTGGCTGTGA
- a CDS encoding Na+/H+ antiporter NhaA, whose protein sequence is MYRVWNFIANYSILLISGALIALIWANINPSSYHHFVEFPLWFNDHVGLDYSYWAKSFGTGYAEFGGAGSLKVLSLHYLVNDMLMAFFFAIAAKEVWEAVILKNGSLRGKKAATPLFATLGGMLGPVSVYLVLAAFMGSDTYDAVANGWAIPTATDIAFSYLVGRLVFGAGHPAVRFLLLLAIADDAAGLIILAVFYPQGDLAPIWLMLSVGAAVAVYLLFNVLPRRLDIGKQLRPASTWVRNTLSFWPYLLAAGLSWYGFMRAGLHPSLGLLPIVPAIPHADRAFGIFSEAEQYLTDLLNHCEHLLKHPVEVVLFFFGLLNAGVEFGAMGAATWLVLAGLLIGKPFGVLLFGWLGARVFRLGLPDGMRIIDLFVIGCIAAIGFTVALFIAVVAFEPGPVQDAAKMGALFSFAAAGISLVVGKLTKVERKDL, encoded by the coding sequence ATGTACCGTGTCTGGAATTTTATCGCAAACTATTCAATCTTATTAATTTCCGGAGCTCTCATCGCGCTGATTTGGGCGAATATAAATCCAAGCAGCTATCATCATTTTGTAGAGTTTCCACTTTGGTTCAATGATCATGTAGGCCTAGACTATAGCTATTGGGCCAAGAGCTTTGGCACAGGCTATGCAGAATTTGGCGGCGCTGGCAGTCTCAAAGTTTTGAGCCTGCACTATCTGGTGAATGATATGCTCATGGCGTTCTTTTTTGCCATTGCCGCAAAGGAAGTTTGGGAAGCTGTCATCCTAAAGAATGGCTCATTGCGCGGGAAAAAAGCGGCAACACCCCTCTTCGCCACCTTAGGCGGCATGTTGGGGCCGGTCTCGGTCTACCTCGTGTTGGCAGCCTTTATGGGATCAGATACCTATGATGCCGTGGCCAATGGCTGGGCCATCCCGACGGCAACAGACATCGCTTTTTCCTACTTGGTGGGGCGGTTGGTCTTTGGTGCAGGACACCCGGCGGTGCGCTTTTTGCTCCTTCTGGCCATCGCTGATGATGCCGCTGGGCTGATAATTTTGGCGGTATTTTATCCGCAAGGAGATCTGGCTCCGATTTGGCTCATGCTTTCAGTTGGCGCGGCTGTGGCGGTTTATCTGCTGTTTAACGTATTGCCGCGCCGTTTGGATATAGGCAAGCAACTGCGGCCCGCCTCGACCTGGGTGCGCAACACGCTCAGCTTTTGGCCCTATCTATTGGCAGCTGGCCTGTCTTGGTATGGCTTTATGCGCGCGGGCTTGCATCCCTCTCTTGGTCTCTTGCCCATCGTTCCGGCTATCCCTCATGCAGACCGCGCCTTCGGTATTTTCTCCGAAGCCGAGCAATACCTGACAGACCTTTTAAACCACTGCGAACATCTGCTGAAACACCCGGTTGAAGTGGTGCTGTTCTTTTTCGGGCTGCTGAATGCCGGTGTTGAATTTGGCGCCATGGGGGCGGCGACATGGTTGGTTTTGGCCGGTCTGTTGATTGGAAAACCGTTCGGTGTATTGCTCTTTGGTTGGCTGGGTGCGCGGGTGTTCCGTCTGGGTCTGCCCGATGGAATGCGGATCATCGATCTGTTTGTCATCGGCTGTATCGCGGCCATCGGCTTCACCGTGGCGCTGTTCATAGCGGTTGTGGCCTTCGAACCCGGACCCGTACAGGACGCCGCGAAAATGGGCGCGCTGTTTTCTTTTGCAGCAGCTGGCATTTCGCTGGTGGTCGGTAAGTTAACAAAAGTTGAGCGCAAAGACCTATAG
- a CDS encoding 2Fe-2S iron-sulfur cluster-binding protein, which yields MIVTLSNRDGAQYKVDPRRPLLDSLRDQGVDLPYGCKYGGCITCAAKLTAGEVDQRRQVALNNRQINQGYVILCVARPMSDITLEIGVESHDRLYRNPFLDPLQSHELKADIAVPKEV from the coding sequence GTGATCGTGACCTTATCAAACCGAGATGGGGCGCAATATAAGGTGGACCCCCGCCGTCCCCTCTTGGACAGCCTGCGCGATCAGGGGGTAGATTTGCCCTATGGCTGCAAATATGGCGGCTGCATCACCTGCGCGGCAAAATTGACCGCAGGAGAGGTTGACCAGCGCCGGCAAGTGGCGCTGAACAATCGGCAAATCAATCAAGGTTACGTGATCTTATGTGTCGCACGCCCCATGTCTGACATCACGCTCGAAATTGGGGTGGAAAGCCATGACCGCCTCTATCGCAACCCATTTCTGGACCCGTTGCAATCCCACGAACTCAAGGCTGATATTGCCGTGCCAAAGGAGGTCTGA